Genomic window (Thermodesulfobacteriota bacterium):
AATTCCCCGAAATAAAAACTGAAAAACATATTATAAAGACGGCCGGAGACAAGGAGTTAGATTCACCCCTTTCGGTAATAGGGGGCAAAGGGGTATTTGTTAAGGAGATTGAAGAGTCACTCCTTAAACATGAAATAGATTTTGCGGTTCATAGCCTGAAGGATTTACCGACTGTTCAACCACACGGGCTTAAAATTGGGGCAGTCTCAAGAAGGCACGATCCGAGAGATGCTGTCGTATCGAATGGGAGTTTAAAATTGACTCAACTTAAAAAAGGGTCAATAGTTGGAACTGGTAGTCTAAGGCGTCAAGCACAGATACTTCATCATTTCCCTGATCTACGAATAGCCTCAATCAGAGGGAATGTTGATACTCGGATAAGGAAGTTAAGAAATGGCGGATTTGATGCTGTTGTTCTTGCAGTGGCAGGACTTGAGAGGCTGAATTTAGTTGAAGAACTTACAGAAATCTGTCCAATCGATTTTCTTATACCGGCCCCGGGACAGGGAATTTTAGCTGTCGAATGCAGAGAAAAAGATGATGACTTACATGAAATCCTTTCAGAAATCAATCACCTCGATACAAGTATAGCTGCCTCCGCGGAAAGATCGTTTCTTCTGAGAATTGGCGGAGACTGCAATCTGCCTGCAGGGTGTTACGCTTCAATTAAAGAAGAAAGTCTCAGTATATTAGGTTTCCTTGCCTCTCCCGATGGTAGAGATATTGTAAGAAAGGAGATACAGGGTTCATTGAGAGATCATAAATCG
Coding sequences:
- the hemC gene encoding hydroxymethylbilane synthase, with product MKQTLRIGSRGSKLALWQAGFIESLISSKFPEIKTEKHIIKTAGDKELDSPLSVIGGKGVFVKEIEESLLKHEIDFAVHSLKDLPTVQPHGLKIGAVSRRHDPRDAVVSNGSLKLTQLKKGSIVGTGSLRRQAQILHHFPDLRIASIRGNVDTRIRKLRNGGFDAVVLAVAGLERLNLVEELTEICPIDFLIPAPGQGILAVECREKDDDLHEILSEINHLDTSIAASAERSFLLRIGGDCNLPAGCYASIKEESLSILGFLASPDGRDIVRKEIQGSLRDHKSLGKELAETILLDGGNKIISKLAP